A genomic region of Trifolium pratense cultivar HEN17-A07 linkage group LG3, ARS_RC_1.1, whole genome shotgun sequence contains the following coding sequences:
- the LOC123912888 gene encoding coiled-coil domain-containing protein 22 isoform X1, translated as METQTPGIGSTSGDTSITRANIDGSNSVNDELDCVLNEKKLVIGEVDDERDSFRNEENPSLIGDGHFTVSQQKEKELVDEVTVRTSEVEHLERELELMKAAAEMVLNNEQSVDFYLDQLTEQVHAKRNYLSTLDSEWDAVRKPLEERKRTLEESLYSDSPDAQAMLQKLREVQEEEKVISSEIRKREEEHSKLLADLEKQQKVASRKSYTHRIEEITKNSRKQDADIERILKETREVQLESNSIQERLHRTYAVADEIVFREAKKDPTGQQVYKLLVNIHKGFEQISEKVLATDRIRREVSEYEMKLAATPSTSRSLDVSKLQSDLDAITIREDEYPL; from the exons ATGGAGACACAAACACCTGGAATAGGAAGTACCAGCGGTGACACCTCTATCACTCGGGCAAACATAGATGGATCCAACTCCGTCAATGATGAATTGGATTGTgtattaaatgaaaagaaattGGTCATAGGAGAGGTTGATGATGAAAGGGATTCATTTAGAAATGAAGAGAATCCTTCTCTTATTGGTGATGGACATTTCACAGTCTCGCAACAAAAG GAGAAAGAACTTGTTGATGAAGTAACTGTAAGGACTTCAGAAGTGGAACATCTTGAACGAGAATTGGAACTGATGAAAGCAGCAGCTGAAATGGTACTTAATAACGAACAGTCAGTTGACTTCTACCTTGACCAGTTGACTGAACAAGTACATGCTAAAAGAAATTACCTTTCGACTTTGGATTCAGAATG GGATGCTGTAAGAAAACCCTtggaagagagaaaaagaactCTTGAGGAGTCTCTATATTCAGACAGTCCAGATGCACAGGCAATGCTCCAGAAGTTGAGAGAAGTACAGGAGGAAGAAAAGGTCATTTCATCTGAAATTAGAAAGAG GGAGGAGGAACATTCAAAACTTCTTGCAGATCTGGAGAAGCAACAGAAAGTAGCATCTAGAAAATCTTATACTCACCGTATTGAGGAGATTACAAAAAATAGCCGCAAACAAGATGCTGATATTGAGAGGATCTTAAAAGAAACTAGGGAGGTTCAATTGGAAAGTAATTCTATACAGGAACGTTTGCATCGGACATATGCTGTTGCCGATGAAATTGTATTTAG GGAAGCAAAGAAAGATCCCACAGGACAGCAGGTTTATAAGCTCCTAGTAAACATCCATAAAGGTTTCGAACAAATATCCGAGAAAGTTCTGGCAACTGATAGAATTAGAAGAGAAGTATCTGAATATGAAATGAAACTGGCAGCCACACCTTCCACTTCCAGAAGCTTAGATGTGAGCAAGCTACAATCTGATCTTGATGCCATTACTATTAGGGAAGATGAATACCCTCTATAG
- the LOC123912888 gene encoding coiled-coil domain-containing protein 22 isoform X2, producing MMKGIHLEMKRILLLLVMDISQSRNKRYQIQEKELVDEVTVRTSEVEHLERELELMKAAAEMVLNNEQSVDFYLDQLTEQVHAKRNYLSTLDSEWDAVRKPLEERKRTLEESLYSDSPDAQAMLQKLREVQEEEKVISSEIRKREEEHSKLLADLEKQQKVASRKSYTHRIEEITKNSRKQDADIERILKETREVQLESNSIQERLHRTYAVADEIVFREAKKDPTGQQVYKLLVNIHKGFEQISEKVLATDRIRREVSEYEMKLAATPSTSRSLDVSKLQSDLDAITIREDEYPL from the exons ATGATGAAAGGGATTCATTTAGAAATGAAGAGAATCCTTCTCTTATTGGTGATGGACATTTCACAGTCTCGCAACAAAAG ATATCAAATTCAGGAGAAAGAACTTGTTGATGAAGTAACTGTAAGGACTTCAGAAGTGGAACATCTTGAACGAGAATTGGAACTGATGAAAGCAGCAGCTGAAATGGTACTTAATAACGAACAGTCAGTTGACTTCTACCTTGACCAGTTGACTGAACAAGTACATGCTAAAAGAAATTACCTTTCGACTTTGGATTCAGAATG GGATGCTGTAAGAAAACCCTtggaagagagaaaaagaactCTTGAGGAGTCTCTATATTCAGACAGTCCAGATGCACAGGCAATGCTCCAGAAGTTGAGAGAAGTACAGGAGGAAGAAAAGGTCATTTCATCTGAAATTAGAAAGAG GGAGGAGGAACATTCAAAACTTCTTGCAGATCTGGAGAAGCAACAGAAAGTAGCATCTAGAAAATCTTATACTCACCGTATTGAGGAGATTACAAAAAATAGCCGCAAACAAGATGCTGATATTGAGAGGATCTTAAAAGAAACTAGGGAGGTTCAATTGGAAAGTAATTCTATACAGGAACGTTTGCATCGGACATATGCTGTTGCCGATGAAATTGTATTTAG GGAAGCAAAGAAAGATCCCACAGGACAGCAGGTTTATAAGCTCCTAGTAAACATCCATAAAGGTTTCGAACAAATATCCGAGAAAGTTCTGGCAACTGATAGAATTAGAAGAGAAGTATCTGAATATGAAATGAAACTGGCAGCCACACCTTCCACTTCCAGAAGCTTAGATGTGAGCAAGCTACAATCTGATCTTGATGCCATTACTATTAGGGAAGATGAATACCCTCTATAG